A region from the Halobacillus mangrovi genome encodes:
- the leuD gene encoding 3-isopropylmalate dehydratase small subunit, with product MEPLKKHEGLVYPLNRSNVDTDQIIPKQFLKRIERQGFGQFLFYNWRFHDDGTPREDFSLNDPMYDGASILVGGENFGCGSSREHAPWAIQDYGFRVVVAPSFADIFYSNCFKNGILPIQLPKSVTEQWIQKASDQPYELSVDLEQQVISDGEQDVSFDIQPYHKEMLLNGWDEIAVTLTYEDQIDQFEKTNSKGVKTLGIS from the coding sequence CTTAACCGCTCGAATGTGGATACAGACCAAATTATTCCGAAGCAATTTTTGAAACGAATTGAACGACAGGGATTTGGACAATTCCTTTTCTACAACTGGCGTTTCCATGACGATGGGACGCCAAGAGAAGACTTTTCGCTGAATGATCCGATGTATGACGGTGCCTCGATTCTTGTAGGCGGTGAAAACTTCGGATGCGGGTCTTCTCGTGAGCATGCTCCGTGGGCGATTCAGGATTACGGCTTCCGCGTCGTAGTTGCCCCGAGTTTTGCTGATATTTTTTACAGCAACTGCTTTAAGAACGGTATCCTGCCGATCCAGCTGCCAAAGTCCGTAACGGAACAATGGATTCAAAAAGCAAGCGATCAGCCATACGAACTAAGCGTCGACCTGGAACAGCAAGTTATCTCTGACGGGGAACAAGACGTTTCCTTCGATATCCAGCCTTATCACAAAGAAATGTTGTTGAATGGCTGGGATGAAATTGCTGTGACGTTAACGTATGAAGATCAAATCGATCAATTCGAAAAAACAAATTCAAAGGGAGTGAAGACGTTGGGGATTTCTTAA